The nucleotide window TTCAGCCTATAAATATTACGTATATCGTATTCAACAGCTGAAAAAACAAAAGATTCACCTGAAACAGATGATCGATGAACGTACCCGTGAGATTGAGTATCAAAAAGAGGTGCTTGAGAATCAGGCCAAAGAGTTGCAGTTTACACTCAAAGAGTTGATTGAACATCAGGATGAAATTTCGCGTCAGAATGAGGTGCTGACTCAGCAAAATGAGAAGATTACCCGTCAGAAAGAACAACTTGTGGATATGGCTAAAAAGGTACAAGAGGCAACCTTGGATAAAATTGCCTTTTTTACCAATATCACCCATGAGTTTCGTACTCCGATCACCCTGATCATGGGACCGGTAGAACGTGCTCTGAAATTGAGCCAGAATCCGGCAGTACAGGAACAACTCCAGATTGTACAACGCAATTCAAAGTTGTTGTTGTCGCTGATTAACCAGTTGATGGATTTCCGGAAAGTGGATTCCGGCAAAATGGAGATTGTCAAGACCCAGAATAATTTTCTTGATTTTCTCGATAATCTGATTTTGCCTTTTGAAGAATTGGTAAAAGACAGGGGAATTGTGATTCGCAAACAGTATCGGATTGAACAACCGGAATTCCCTTTTGATCCCAATAATATGCAAAAGGTGATAGGTAATCTGCTGTCAAATGCGATTAAGTTTACTCCGGACAAGGGAATAATAACGGTGATCGCCAGCACCTATCTGGATAAACTGGACAAGAAAGAACGCCTGTATGTGGCGATTAAAGATAATGGAAAAGGGATTCCGGAAGAAGACATAGAGAAGGTTTTCGACCGTTTTTACCAGTCCAAACAAAGTGAAGCGTATGCCGGTTACGGACAAAGCGGTACCGGTATCGGGCTTTACCTATGTAAACGATTGGTACAACTTCACAACGGTAAGATTGAAGCTCGAAACAATCGTAACGGAGGAGCCTGTTTCCGTTTCTTTATCCCGATCGAACGAGGACTAACAACCGTAGTTTCAGCCGATGGGAAGCCAATGCAAATGTTAGTGGCCAACCCCAATATAGAAAAAGAGCAACCGCAATTTGAGATTTCCAAAGGGAAGCCGGTATTGCTCATTGTTGAGGATAACGCCGATATGCGACAATACGTGAAATCTATTCTCGACGCTGATTACAATGTGCTTGAGGCTGCCAACGGAGCTATTGGCCTGGAACTAACAAACCGTTATCAACCTGATTTGATTATCAGTGATATCATGATGCCGGTCATGGACGGGCTTGAATTTTGCAAAAAGGTAAAATCCAACTTTGTGACTTCACATATTCCTGTGATATTGCTTACGGCTAAATCAGCAACAGATACGCAAATAGAAAGTTTTAATCAGGGTGCAGACGCTTTTTTGGTGAAACCTTTCAATGAAGACCTGCTTAAGGCAATGATTCAGAATCTGAATGATCGTCGCCAACGGGTGCAGATGCGATTTGCCGACAGCATGGACACCGGAGCGTTGAATATCGCCGAGGAGTCGCAGGATAAGAAGTTTATGGATAAAGCGCTGAAAGTAATTAAAGAGAATTACACTGACTCAAATTTTGATGTAAGCGAGTTTATCGAAGCAATGGGAATCAGCCGAAGCCTGTTGCATAAGAAACTCCAGAATCTTGCCGGACAGTCAGCCAGTCGTTTTATCCGGACATATCGTTTGAATGTCGCTCGTGAATTGATCGTGAAAAACCGGATTAATCATACGCTTAATATTTCGGAAATTGCCTATGAAGTAGGATTCAACGACCCCAAATATTTTACACGTTGCTTTACCAAGCACTTTGGCGTTACGCCAAGTTCCTTCCTTGATGAGGGTGCGGAAGCCTAATGTTGAATGATTTTCAATGCAATCTGAACGAATAGTTGTTCAGGGTAAAATCTTTTATGTTAAATTTGCGAACACGTTTTACAGATAAATCTGATTTAAAATAGACACACATGAAACACAATCTCAAAAAGACGTGCCTCACGGCATCGCTTGCATTCTCTACATTGCTGGGTTTCCAGCAGGTAAATGCTCAGGAGTACAATGTACAGGTCGATACCAAAAAAGTGGGTTCGCCGATTCAGAAAACAATGTACGGTATCTTCTTCGAAGACATCAACTTCGGAGCTGATGGTGGTTTGTACGCCGAGTTGGTGAAAAACCGTTCGTTTGAATTCGATCACAACCTGGTCGGTTGGTTGCCTTTCGGAAACGTAAAAGTGATGAATACCAATCCTTGCTTTGACAAAAATCCGAACTATGTACAGATCAGCTACGACAAAGAGCTTACCGGAAGTGGCTTGGAAAATGAAGGCTTTGCCAAAGGTATGGGGATTAAAGCCGATGAGACTTACAAATTCTCTGTATATGCCCGTTGTGTCGAAGCGCCGGTTAAGCTGAGAGTTCAATTGGTTAATTCGCATAGTGACATAATGGCATCTACAGAGGTGGAATTTTCCGGTAAGGAATGGAAAAAGTATTCTGTAGAGCTGAAATCAAGATCAACTGATGCGCACAGCAAACTGCGTTTGACTTTGGTGAACAAAGGAGTGGTTGATTTGGATCATATCTCGCTTTTCCCTTCCAAAACATTCAAAGGACGTGAAAATGGTATGCGTGAAGACCTTGCTCAGGCGTTGGCTGACCTGCATCCCGGAATCTTCCGTTTCCCTGGCGGTTGTATCGTAGAGGGCACTAACTTGGCTACCCGTTATCAGTGGAAAAACACCATCGGAGCCGTTGAAAATCGCCCAACCAACATCAACCGTTGGAATTATACTTTCGGAGATAAAAAATACTTCGATTACTATCAGTCATACGGTCTTGGTTTCTACGAATATTTCCAGTTAAGTGAAGATATTGGTGCAGAACCGCTTCCGGTTTTGAGCTGCGGACTTTCCTGCCAGTTTGAAAACCACGATCCTAACGAAAACTGTGCAGTAGATAAGCTGCAACCTTTCATCCAGGATGCATTGGATTTGATCGAGTTTGCTAATGGTCCTTCAACTTCTAAATGGGGAAAAGTGCGTACCGATATGGGACACCCGGCGCCATTTAACCTGAAATTCATCGCAATCGGTAACGAACAGTGGGGGCCACTTTATCCGGAACGTCTGGAGCCATTCCTCAAAGCGATTCGTGCTAAATACCCGAACATCAATGTCATCGGAACTGCCGGTCCAAGTCCTGACGGTAAAGACTTTGATTTTGGCTGGAAAGAGATGAAACGACTGAAAGCTGATTTGGTAGATGAACATTACTACAAAGATCCGCAGTGGTTCCTCGATAATGCTAAACGCTATGATAATTACGATCGCAAAGCTCCAAAAGTTTTTGCAGGAGAATACGCTTGCCATCCGAAAAACAAAAAGAACGACTTCGAGGGAGCTTTGTGCGAATCAGCTTTCATGACCGGATTTGAGCGTAATGCTGATGTGGTAAAAATGTGTACTTATGCACCGTTGTTTGCTCATGTTGATGCATGGCAATGGCGCCCGGACCTTATCTGGTTCGATAACCTGAAGAGCGTTAAGAGTGTAAACTACTACGTACAGCAGCTTTACGGTATGAATGTTGGTACCAACGTATTGACCACTACATACAACAATGGACCTTTGGCTGGTCAGGACGGTCTTTACGCTTCTACAGCTTTGGATAAAAACAAAATGGAGATCATTGTGAAAATAGCCAATACGTCGAAAGAGGTTCGTAAAGTGAAATTCACGCTTAATGGTCTGAAAGCAGCTGAAAGAAAAGGTACGCACACCATTCTTACATCTGATAATATAGATGCTGAGAATACTTTGGATAAACCAAACACTGTAGTTCCGGCTACCAAAGAGATTTCTGTTTCAGGAAATGCTTTGCAGGTGGAATTGGCTCCTCAGTCATTCAACCTTTATACAATCAAGCTTTAATTCAATAGGTAGCTATCAATATTTTTGCCCGATTTGTGAATGCAGTCGGGCTTTTTTCACTCCCATTGCTTAACCTTCGGATGTCATTGTTTGCCTGACGGAAGTCATTGTTTGAGTGACGGATGCCAATGTTTCACTGACGGAAGTCATTGTTTGACCGTCGGATGCTATTGTTTAGGTGTCGTATGCCATTGTGTCATGTGCGAAGCCCACTGTGTAATTGATTTTTGCCATTGTGTCAGTGACGGAGGTCAATGTGCAACCGTTGCATGGGACTGTATCGATGACTTTAGTCACTGTGCGACTGTCGGAATGCATTGTACAGGTTACGCAGTCCATTGTTTAAGTTTCGCATGTGAATGTGATTATATAAAAGAAAAACCGCCTATCAGACAAGCAAGTCCGATAGGCGGTTTCTTTTTTATGTGGCACTTGAGTATTACAATCGGGTAATCTTAGCACCCAATGCATTTAATCGTTTGTCAATATCCTGGTAACCACGGTCAATCTGGTCAATGTTATGGATGGTGCTGATGCCTTCAGCAGACATGGCAGCAATCAACAGTGCAATTCCTGCACGGATATCCGGTGAGGACATGGTGGCTGCACGAAGAGGATTCGTTTTAGCATTTCCGATTACGGTAGCACGGTGCGGATCGCAAAGGATAATCTGAGCGCCCATGTCGATTAATTTATCTACGAAGAAGAGACGGCTTTCGAACATCTTCTGGTGAATCAGCACGCTGCCTTTAGCCTGGGTAGCTACGACCAGAAATACGCTCAACAAGTCCGGTGTTAATCCCGGCCAGGGTGCATCGGCAACCGTCAGGATAGAACCGTCGATAAAGGTATCAATCGTATAACAGTCCTGCTGAGGAATATGGATATCGTCACCTTGCAGTTCCATTTGAATACCCAGACGGCGGAAGCTGTCCGGAATCATGCCCAAATCAGGGTAGGAGACGTTTTTGATAGTCAGTTCAGAGCCGGTCATGGCAGCCATACCGATGAAGCTACCGATCTCAATCATATCAGGAAGAATCGTATGTTCACATCCCCACAACGATTCTACACCTTCGATGGTCAGCAGATTTGAGCCGATACCTTCGATATTGGCACCCATAGCATTCAGCATTTTGCAAAGCTGTTGCAGGTAAGGCTCACAGGCTGCATTGTAGATAGTGGTTTTACCTTCGGCCAATACAGCTGCCATCACGATGTTGGCAGTACCGGTTACAGAAGCCTCATCGAGCAACATGTAAGTTCCTTTCAGCTTATCGGCTTTGATTTCGTATATCTGGCGGGTAGAATCGTAGTTAAAATCAGCTCCCAGTTTCTGGATACCAATGAAGTGGGTGTCCAGACGGCGACGGCCAATCTTGTCACCACCCGGTTTGGGGATAAGTGCTGAGCCGAAGCGGGCAACCAATGGTCCGATAATCATGACCGAACCGCGCAATGAGGCACTTTTTTTTAGGAATTCATCTGATTTCAGGTAGTTGAGGTCAACGTTGTCTGCTTTGAAACTGTAGGTGTTTTCTCCCATTTTGGAGACTTTGACCCCCATTTCGCGTAACAGCTGAATCAGATTGTTGATATCGAGAATGTTCGGAATGTTATGGACGATCACCTCTTCCGGTGTCAGAAGGGTTGCACAAATAATCTGTAATGCTTCGTTTTTAGCTCCCTGAGGAGTAATGGAGCCGTGCAGACGGTGTCCGCCTTCAATAATAAATGATCCCATGTTTATCGTTGAGTGACTATTATGTTATTAGCTTGTATTTTGCTTAAGGTGGGGAATTTAATTTCAGATTCTCAAATCCTCACATTTTCAAATCTATTTTCCCTGACGTTTGATGTTGACTTTGTTACGGCGTACGAAAGCTTCTTTCGATTCCATCAATTTCATGAGTTCAGGAGTAACCTGTATTTTTCCACCGGTATAATCGCAGAAATCCTCCAGAATTTTCTGGTCTTCCACATTGTCTTTATTCCAGGCAATGAAAGATTTCTTCATGTGGTTGACGATTAGTTTGATCAGCTCCTCGCGCTCGCGTGAACCTTCCGGATAATCATCAATCTTTTTGATCATGGTTTCAATAACCAATCCGTAATGGCGGTATCTGATGCGGCTGGTTTTGTATGGAGCGTTATCAGGGTGTGTATAAAGGTTTTCCTTTTTTACGATTTCGTACGGATAGTCAATGTCCAGTTTGAAATCGGCCATAATGGCAAGGTGGTCCCAGAGTTTGTATTTGAAGTCCTCAACATTGCGCAGGTGTGGAAACATATTTCCCATCAGGTTAATGATGGTATTGGCACAACGGGTGCGTTCTGCTCTGTCTTCGATAGTCAGGGCATGATCCACCATGTTTTGGATATTACGTCCGTATTCGGGCAATACCAGTTTTTTGAGTTGAGTGAAGTATTCCATTTTATTAGGGAATGAGGGGGTGAAGGATTGAGGGATATGTTTCCCTTTTTAAAACACTTTATTCTTTGGAGTTGTAGCCACAAATTCTTTCAGGTAAAATGGCTCGAAATAGGCGACATCTACAAAGTTTTCTTTCCGAAAATCAATCTCGGCCAGTGCCATCATGTTGCTAGCTAATGGATCGATGCCGCTGACAAAGATGGCATTCGGATGCGTAATGGTCGAACGGCATTTATCAGCGCCATTTCCGAAGAAAATTACTTTTCCCTTTTCAAGATATTCAAGGTATGAATTTTCATCAATGATATCTGCTGAAGTTGGTTTAACTTCGGCCAAAGAACGGTCATAGATGGTTGCAAATACTTCCATCCGGCGGGCGTCAATCATCGGGCAAAGCAAGGCTTCTTCATCGGTTGACGGGTCAAACAACAATGCACAAGCCATCACCTTCAGCGTAGGAATGGCAATCAGCGGGATGTTCAGCCCGTAGCAAAGACCTTTAGCGGTGGAAACACCGATGCGCAATCCGGTATAGGAACCCGGTCCGCAACTGACTGCCACTGCATCGAGCTTCAGCTCGTGAGCTTTGGCAAAATCAAGGGCTTCCTGTACAAATACGCCCAACTTTTCGGTATGTGAAGGACCTTCGTTGTCCTGTTGGTTGAAAATAACGGCGCCGTCTTTGGATAATGCTACCGAGCAGACTGGCGTAGAAGTTTCAATATTCAATATAACTGCCATGGGGCTTTCTTACAACGTGATAAGTTACTTTAGTTTTGTTCCCAAAAGGGATGACGGGAAGTTATTGTCCGGCATTCTTTAGTCGAACGGATTGCAAAGATATATTTTTTTGCCGTTAGTATCGGTTTAGTGAACTATAAAAACTACTTTTGCACCTACTTTTAAACAAATTATGATAGCACAATGATTCTATCCATGACTG belongs to Parabacteroides sp. FAFU027 and includes:
- a CDS encoding alpha-L-arabinofuranosidase C-terminal domain-containing protein codes for the protein MKHNLKKTCLTASLAFSTLLGFQQVNAQEYNVQVDTKKVGSPIQKTMYGIFFEDINFGADGGLYAELVKNRSFEFDHNLVGWLPFGNVKVMNTNPCFDKNPNYVQISYDKELTGSGLENEGFAKGMGIKADETYKFSVYARCVEAPVKLRVQLVNSHSDIMASTEVEFSGKEWKKYSVELKSRSTDAHSKLRLTLVNKGVVDLDHISLFPSKTFKGRENGMREDLAQALADLHPGIFRFPGGCIVEGTNLATRYQWKNTIGAVENRPTNINRWNYTFGDKKYFDYYQSYGLGFYEYFQLSEDIGAEPLPVLSCGLSCQFENHDPNENCAVDKLQPFIQDALDLIEFANGPSTSKWGKVRTDMGHPAPFNLKFIAIGNEQWGPLYPERLEPFLKAIRAKYPNINVIGTAGPSPDGKDFDFGWKEMKRLKADLVDEHYYKDPQWFLDNAKRYDNYDRKAPKVFAGEYACHPKNKKNDFEGALCESAFMTGFERNADVVKMCTYAPLFAHVDAWQWRPDLIWFDNLKSVKSVNYYVQQLYGMNVGTNVLTTTYNNGPLAGQDGLYASTALDKNKMEIIVKIANTSKEVRKVKFTLNGLKAAERKGTHTILTSDNIDAENTLDKPNTVVPATKEISVSGNALQVELAPQSFNLYTIKL
- the murA gene encoding UDP-N-acetylglucosamine 1-carboxyvinyltransferase; translation: MGSFIIEGGHRLHGSITPQGAKNEALQIICATLLTPEEVIVHNIPNILDINNLIQLLREMGVKVSKMGENTYSFKADNVDLNYLKSDEFLKKSASLRGSVMIIGPLVARFGSALIPKPGGDKIGRRRLDTHFIGIQKLGADFNYDSTRQIYEIKADKLKGTYMLLDEASVTGTANIVMAAVLAEGKTTIYNAACEPYLQQLCKMLNAMGANIEGIGSNLLTIEGVESLWGCEHTILPDMIEIGSFIGMAAMTGSELTIKNVSYPDLGMIPDSFRRLGIQMELQGDDIHIPQQDCYTIDTFIDGSILTVADAPWPGLTPDLLSVFLVVATQAKGSVLIHQKMFESRLFFVDKLIDMGAQIILCDPHRATVIGNAKTNPLRAATMSSPDIRAGIALLIAAMSAEGISTIHNIDQIDRGYQDIDKRLNALGAKITRL
- a CDS encoding DUF4290 domain-containing protein; this translates as MEYFTQLKKLVLPEYGRNIQNMVDHALTIEDRAERTRCANTIINLMGNMFPHLRNVEDFKYKLWDHLAIMADFKLDIDYPYEIVKKENLYTHPDNAPYKTSRIRYRHYGLVIETMIKKIDDYPEGSREREELIKLIVNHMKKSFIAWNKDNVEDQKILEDFCDYTGGKIQVTPELMKLMESKEAFVRRNKVNIKRQGK
- the tsaB gene encoding tRNA (adenosine(37)-N6)-threonylcarbamoyltransferase complex dimerization subunit type 1 TsaB; amino-acid sequence: MAVILNIETSTPVCSVALSKDGAVIFNQQDNEGPSHTEKLGVFVQEALDFAKAHELKLDAVAVSCGPGSYTGLRIGVSTAKGLCYGLNIPLIAIPTLKVMACALLFDPSTDEEALLCPMIDARRMEVFATIYDRSLAEVKPTSADIIDENSYLEYLEKGKVIFFGNGADKCRSTITHPNAIFVSGIDPLASNMMALAEIDFRKENFVDVAYFEPFYLKEFVATTPKNKVF